A portion of the Acidimicrobiia bacterium genome contains these proteins:
- a CDS encoding SPFH domain-containing protein has translation MEVAITLAGIVVAAVVIVLLAVRSLIVICPPNRIAVISGRSRQDGEGTARGYRIIRGGRTVRIPLLEKVDWMDLNTIAIELSVLNAYSKGSIPLNVQAVGDVKISSRQGVLDNAIERFLSRPTGYVQQIAKETLEANLRGVLATLTPEEVNEDRLKFASVLIEEADDDMRILGLDLDVLKIQNVTDEAGYLDSVGRRRTAQVVKEARVAEAERQAEAQESEADSRRRAEVARAEADLLIVERENALRVRTAELEADALVKEEQAKVAGDKARAIAEQELQQERIKLEQRRLEADIVAPARADKEAKELKAKGDAASIIEDGSAQIEVFKRLVDQYQAAGADAQQIFVLNMLPDLVDKIVGTVAGVSIDRVSVIDAGNGQPGIPGVLSQLPAAVIRITEQIENATGINILSNLGKAQESDESVETAPAGGG, from the coding sequence ATGGAAGTTGCAATCACGCTGGCAGGCATAGTCGTTGCTGCGGTGGTAATCGTGCTGCTGGCCGTGCGCAGCCTCATCGTCATCTGCCCCCCAAACCGCATAGCGGTGATCTCAGGCCGATCCCGTCAGGATGGCGAAGGCACGGCACGTGGATACCGGATCATCCGCGGCGGACGCACCGTCCGGATTCCCCTGCTCGAGAAGGTCGACTGGATGGATCTGAACACCATTGCCATCGAGCTCTCGGTGCTCAACGCGTATTCCAAAGGTTCGATTCCATTGAACGTGCAGGCGGTGGGGGATGTGAAGATTTCGAGCCGGCAAGGCGTCCTCGACAACGCGATTGAGAGATTCCTCAGCCGGCCGACCGGGTACGTACAGCAGATAGCCAAGGAAACGCTCGAGGCCAACTTGCGCGGAGTGCTGGCCACTCTCACTCCCGAGGAAGTCAACGAGGATCGTCTCAAGTTCGCGTCCGTCCTCATTGAAGAAGCAGACGACGACATGCGGATACTCGGATTGGATCTCGATGTTCTGAAGATCCAGAACGTCACCGACGAGGCCGGATATCTCGATTCCGTCGGGCGGCGGCGGACGGCGCAGGTCGTCAAGGAAGCGCGCGTGGCGGAAGCCGAGAGGCAGGCGGAGGCTCAGGAGAGCGAAGCCGATTCGCGCCGCAGAGCCGAGGTGGCGCGGGCAGAAGCGGACCTTTTGATCGTCGAGCGTGAGAACGCATTGCGGGTTCGCACGGCCGAACTCGAGGCGGATGCCCTGGTCAAGGAAGAGCAGGCAAAGGTGGCCGGAGACAAGGCCAGGGCCATCGCGGAGCAGGAGCTGCAGCAAGAGCGGATCAAGCTCGAGCAAAGGAGGCTGGAAGCCGACATCGTGGCTCCTGCCCGTGCCGATAAAGAGGCGAAAGAGCTCAAGGCCAAGGGTGATGCGGCCTCGATCATCGAGGACGGCTCAGCCCAGATCGAGGTCTTCAAACGGCTCGTCGACCAATATCAGGCGGCCGGGGCCGATGCGCAGCAGATCTTCGTCCTCAACATGCTCCCCGATCTCGTCGACAAGATCGTGGGAACCGTTGCAGGCGTTTCGATCGATCGGGTCTCGGTCATCGATGCGGGCAATGGACAACCGGGTATCCCCGGTGTTCTGTCGCAGTTGCCGGCTGCTGTGATCAGGATCACCGAACAGATCGAGAATGCAACCGGAATCAACATCCTCTCGAATCTCGGCAAGGCACAAGAGTCCGACGAGAGCGTCGAGACGGCTCCGGCCGGCGGCGGATGA
- a CDS encoding MoaD/ThiS family protein has product MARLRLFANLRELAGSALVEFEADTVGGLLEKASAEYGSAFAKSMRRARVWVNGQPAAPDDVIGDNDEVALIPPVSGGAETNVTALMDMHVWAPIVTVAVLVFANLPSSPEWFVTALVAVAAVWAVDLVDAARMAGVPLQLPPLLATILVGAVAPYGMADNTSGVVGLGLVVAFALVAAFVWGIAAQQSRDAIAIATTALAQVIAGTGIGSLVLTRLSPDGRGRTGAFLVIIIVSAAAWWLAGRGRGIGLLDPFAAGALAAVAGAVAAAWLWDLGVLTFLFVGVVMALALIAGRGFGAMVRTGEVYLVDHPPGFLTLIDGPALASAAFYPILQLVI; this is encoded by the coding sequence ATGGCGCGACTGCGCCTGTTTGCCAACCTACGAGAGCTCGCAGGATCCGCCCTGGTGGAATTCGAGGCAGACACCGTCGGTGGGCTGCTCGAGAAGGCTTCCGCCGAGTACGGGAGTGCGTTTGCCAAGAGCATGCGGCGGGCGCGTGTCTGGGTCAACGGACAGCCGGCCGCACCGGACGACGTGATCGGCGACAACGATGAAGTCGCTTTGATCCCACCGGTATCCGGTGGAGCCGAGACGAATGTCACGGCTCTCATGGATATGCACGTTTGGGCGCCGATCGTCACGGTTGCGGTGCTGGTGTTCGCCAATCTGCCTTCCTCCCCGGAGTGGTTCGTGACCGCACTGGTCGCAGTGGCGGCGGTGTGGGCCGTTGATCTGGTCGACGCCGCCAGGATGGCCGGGGTTCCGCTGCAACTCCCTCCGCTTCTCGCCACGATCCTCGTCGGCGCGGTGGCTCCCTACGGCATGGCCGACAACACATCGGGTGTCGTCGGTCTCGGCCTCGTCGTTGCGTTCGCCCTCGTGGCCGCTTTCGTGTGGGGGATTGCCGCGCAGCAGAGCAGGGATGCCATTGCGATCGCCACAACTGCGCTCGCCCAGGTCATTGCGGGAACCGGGATCGGATCACTGGTGCTGACCAGACTGTCGCCGGATGGGCGCGGCCGTACGGGCGCATTCCTGGTGATCATCATCGTCTCTGCTGCAGCCTGGTGGCTGGCCGGCCGGGGAAGGGGCATCGGTCTGCTCGATCCGTTCGCCGCCGGGGCGCTCGCTGCGGTTGCCGGTGCCGTCGCAGCGGCATGGCTGTGGGATCTCGGGGTCTTGACGTTCTTGTTTGTCGGCGTTGTGATGGCTCTCGCCCTGATCGCCGGCAGAGGATTCGGTGCCATGGTGAGGACGGGCGAGGTCTATTTGGTCGACCATCCGCCCGGGTTCCTGACCCTGATCGATGGTCCTGCTCTGGCCTCTGCGGCGTTCTACCCGATCTTGCAGCTGGTCATCTAG
- a CDS encoding CrcB family protein codes for MRTLFAVGLGGAVGSMARYAVGSLLGRRAGWEFWMATMAVNISGALALGILVGLFGDHVTDDPALRTGLTVGLLGGYTTFSTWMVESVELVGKGHVGAGLFNVLAAATVGLMAAIGGLAIGRALAV; via the coding sequence ATGCGCACCCTCTTCGCCGTCGGTTTGGGCGGGGCCGTCGGCTCGATGGCCCGCTACGCCGTTGGTTCCTTACTCGGGAGGCGAGCGGGCTGGGAGTTCTGGATGGCGACGATGGCGGTGAACATCTCCGGCGCGCTCGCCCTCGGCATACTCGTGGGACTATTCGGCGACCACGTCACCGACGATCCGGCGCTGCGCACCGGCCTCACGGTCGGGTTGCTCGGTGGGTACACGACCTTCAGCACGTGGATGGTGGAATCGGTCGAACTCGTCGGCAAGGGGCACGTTGGAGCGGGGCTGTTCAATGTGCTGGCGGCCGCGACTGTGGGCCTCATGGCCGCGATCGGCGGACTGGCGATCGGGAGGGCACTGGCCGTTTAG
- a CDS encoding M20/M25/M40 family metallo-hydrolase, with protein sequence MALLLIGTVLTVSCSGAASGDDGPPLPARPAVATSTTHPEPELPASSSVTATGSTSAPSTTATSVLDREAAGERMQRDLRSLVGLGVREAGSDAEAQASQFLLQSLRASGVGVEVREVPLPTGGTSLNLLARFGDGGTHVLFGAHYDSKPPSPGADDNGSGTVVLLELARRLVEAPPRSGRVTVAFFGAEEILVGYDGDSHHFGSRLLAAQMAEDGDLPDLMISADMVGVGEQIVAATYLDTDPGAAELIAQAAAELGLKVQVVRRGDISDHEAFARSGVPSAFLWRPDNPDYHRATDLVVRTEALLENLAILEAFLRLTVDG encoded by the coding sequence ATGGCCCTGCTGCTCATCGGAACTGTTCTGACCGTGTCGTGCTCGGGGGCGGCGTCCGGTGACGACGGGCCCCCGCTTCCGGCGCGGCCGGCGGTCGCGACCTCCACGACGCACCCGGAACCGGAGCTCCCGGCGTCGAGCAGCGTCACTGCAACCGGGTCGACGTCGGCGCCGTCCACAACGGCGACTTCGGTGCTCGATCGCGAAGCGGCAGGTGAGCGAATGCAGCGTGATCTCCGCTCCCTGGTTGGGTTGGGAGTACGAGAAGCCGGTTCGGACGCAGAGGCGCAAGCTTCGCAGTTCCTGCTGCAATCCCTCCGGGCCTCCGGTGTCGGCGTCGAGGTCCGTGAGGTTCCGCTGCCGACCGGCGGGACTTCTCTCAACCTTCTTGCCCGGTTCGGGGACGGCGGCACCCATGTTCTCTTCGGAGCCCACTACGACTCGAAACCGCCCTCGCCCGGCGCCGATGACAACGGAAGCGGCACGGTCGTCCTGCTCGAGCTCGCCCGGCGCCTCGTCGAAGCGCCTCCCCGCTCCGGCAGGGTCACCGTCGCGTTCTTCGGCGCCGAGGAAATCCTGGTCGGGTACGACGGGGACTCGCATCACTTCGGTTCCCGCCTGCTCGCCGCGCAGATGGCGGAAGACGGCGATCTCCCCGACCTGATGATCTCCGCCGACATGGTGGGAGTCGGTGAGCAGATAGTCGCGGCGACCTACCTCGATACGGATCCGGGCGCTGCGGAGCTGATCGCCCAGGCGGCTGCCGAACTGGGGCTGAAGGTTCAGGTCGTCCGGCGAGGTGATATCTCGGATCACGAAGCCTTTGCCAGATCGGGAGTGCCGTCTGCCTTCCTCTGGCGTCCCGACAACCCGGACTATCACCGGGCGACCGATCTGGTGGTCCGGACGGAGGCTCTGCTGGAGAACCTGGCGATTCTGGAAGCGTTCCTGAGGCTGACGGTCGACGGCTGA
- a CDS encoding peptidoglycan DD-metalloendopeptidase family protein, translating to MLRSVAARTLLALILVTSLVLSAAPAASITKGEVDEACANSQAAKAVLDEAQAQLDSATAAHQDAYWKRDEVSYKQLGLRATIESHIEEIDEIRDRVVERAVDMYMAGGAVQPGMLFSAGSVEDVITGQAYLDAATKDDVLALERLEALKVTLDELQVEFAAQKAELDVIEAELASIAQDQLRLVEQVSAAFNELDADCRVAREAYRRQLAREAALKAARASGGAGGVGAEATPGFICPMPAPVSFINDWGFPRSGGRSHKGTDIFAAYGHSVVAVANGTVRLRAGGLGGTSVWLHADYGVSFYYAHLSGYAAGISDGVSVTIGQLIGYNGDTGNARGGAPHVHFQIHPGGSSRPAVNPYQTLSRNC from the coding sequence ATGTTGCGCTCCGTGGCAGCGCGAACGCTGCTCGCCCTGATTCTGGTCACCTCGCTGGTTCTCAGCGCGGCTCCTGCCGCGTCCATCACCAAGGGCGAGGTCGACGAGGCGTGCGCCAATTCCCAGGCGGCCAAGGCCGTCCTCGACGAGGCCCAAGCTCAGCTCGACTCCGCCACGGCCGCCCATCAAGATGCCTACTGGAAGCGCGACGAGGTCTCCTACAAGCAGCTTGGTTTGCGGGCCACCATCGAATCTCATATCGAAGAGATCGATGAGATCCGGGACCGGGTGGTGGAGCGGGCGGTCGACATGTACATGGCGGGTGGGGCGGTTCAGCCGGGAATGCTCTTCAGCGCGGGCTCCGTCGAGGATGTGATCACAGGTCAGGCATACCTCGATGCGGCCACCAAAGATGACGTCCTGGCACTCGAGAGGCTCGAGGCGTTGAAAGTGACCCTCGATGAGTTGCAGGTCGAGTTCGCTGCGCAGAAAGCAGAGTTGGACGTCATCGAAGCGGAGCTGGCTTCCATAGCCCAGGATCAGCTTCGTCTGGTCGAACAGGTGAGTGCCGCGTTCAACGAACTGGATGCCGATTGTCGAGTCGCACGAGAAGCCTATCGAAGGCAACTCGCCCGTGAAGCGGCGCTGAAGGCGGCCCGCGCCTCCGGGGGCGCAGGCGGAGTCGGCGCCGAGGCCACTCCGGGGTTCATCTGTCCAATGCCGGCTCCGGTCTCGTTCATCAACGACTGGGGTTTCCCGCGCTCCGGCGGTCGGAGTCACAAGGGCACCGACATCTTCGCGGCCTACGGGCATTCGGTCGTGGCGGTCGCCAACGGCACCGTCCGCCTCCGGGCTGGTGGCCTTGGCGGAACCTCCGTCTGGTTGCATGCCGACTACGGAGTGAGCTTCTACTACGCTCATTTGAGCGGATATGCGGCCGGTATCAGCGACGGAGTTTCGGTGACAATCGGCCAGCTGATCGGCTACAACGGTGACACAGGGAATGCCCGCGGCGGTGCACCTCATGTGCACTTTCAGATTCATCCGGGCGGTAGTTCACGCCCGGCAGTGAACCCATATCAGACCCTGTCCCGGAATTGTTGA
- a CDS encoding aerial mycelium formation protein has translation MNGEHRRRIDQILEEGFLTGLESTDLDELRELRRMTDEVETELSYYRRLLHGRMDLLSFELRRRAGEETRSLIEALPEILGSGERTGPLGRVPAIFSPDLPEERHRPVDKVLGDDFLTRMPELSEDELTGMQELLAETEERISDQRRAVQKVFDDIQGEITRRYKDGVADSVDLLSD, from the coding sequence GTGAACGGAGAGCATCGCAGACGGATCGATCAAATCCTCGAAGAGGGTTTTCTGACAGGCCTCGAGAGCACCGACCTCGACGAACTCCGGGAGTTGCGCCGGATGACCGACGAGGTCGAGACGGAGCTCTCGTACTACCGCCGGCTTCTGCACGGTCGAATGGATCTGCTTTCGTTCGAGTTGCGCAGGCGTGCCGGTGAAGAGACTCGATCACTCATCGAGGCGCTGCCCGAGATCCTCGGATCGGGGGAACGGACCGGGCCTCTCGGCCGCGTGCCTGCCATCTTCTCGCCCGATCTTCCCGAAGAGCGACATCGACCGGTCGACAAGGTGCTCGGAGACGACTTCCTCACCCGGATGCCGGAGCTGAGCGAAGACGAGCTCACCGGGATGCAGGAACTCCTCGCCGAAACCGAAGAGCGGATCTCGGACCAGCGGCGAGCCGTGCAGAAAGTCTTCGACGATATTCAGGGCGAGATCACCCGCCGCTACAAGGACGGTGTCGCCGACAGCGTCGATCTCCTCTCCGACTGA
- a CDS encoding asparaginase → MIARVVRSGVVEATHDGAVAAVDTAGRLVASSGDIERRFFARSAVKPFQAYNSLLFGGEMAPERVAVVAASHGGDPVHVAYVAGILAEVGLDETALRCPPAWPSSSAAARRVAAAPGPRRIWHNCSGKHAAMLRACSVQGWPLESYVDPEHPLQQANYTLIAEVTGEDPGPVGIDGCGVPVFQVSTLGLARGFARFAAEPRLRAIWWAMHRFPMLASGVDEADAGIARTIDAAAKRGAEGLLGVAVRNRMGLAVKVFDGAGRAAGVGMTAALDQLGMLTRAAGAQLQAIARPVVLGGGVPVGRIESTLELDR, encoded by the coding sequence ATGATCGCCCGGGTCGTTCGATCGGGTGTCGTTGAGGCCACCCACGATGGTGCCGTTGCCGCCGTGGATACAGCGGGGCGGCTCGTTGCCTCATCGGGTGATATCGAGCGACGTTTCTTCGCCCGGTCCGCAGTGAAACCCTTCCAGGCATACAACTCGCTCCTATTCGGCGGAGAGATGGCTCCGGAGCGGGTGGCGGTTGTCGCAGCCAGCCACGGTGGCGACCCCGTGCATGTTGCGTATGTGGCCGGGATCCTCGCCGAGGTCGGCCTCGATGAGACTGCACTCCGCTGCCCGCCCGCCTGGCCGTCGTCTTCGGCTGCAGCTCGCAGGGTCGCCGCCGCGCCGGGACCCCGTCGCATCTGGCACAACTGCTCCGGAAAGCACGCGGCGATGCTCCGTGCTTGCTCTGTGCAGGGTTGGCCGCTCGAGTCATATGTCGATCCCGAACACCCATTGCAGCAGGCGAACTACACATTGATCGCGGAGGTGACCGGGGAGGACCCCGGGCCGGTTGGCATCGACGGATGTGGCGTGCCGGTCTTCCAGGTTTCGACTCTCGGGCTTGCTCGTGGCTTTGCCCGGTTCGCCGCGGAGCCGCGCTTGCGCGCCATCTGGTGGGCGATGCATCGCTTTCCGATGCTCGCTTCCGGGGTAGATGAGGCAGACGCCGGCATCGCCCGGACCATCGACGCTGCTGCGAAGCGGGGAGCGGAAGGGCTACTCGGCGTCGCAGTCAGGAATCGGATGGGTCTGGCAGTGAAGGTGTTCGACGGTGCCGGCCGCGCGGCCGGAGTGGGAATGACGGCTGCGCTGGATCAGCTGGGTATGTTGACACGGGCGGCCGGGGCGCAACTCCAGGCTATTGCCCGTCCCGTCGTCCTTGGTGGGGGAGTTCCGGTTGGTCGCATTGAATCGACACTGGAACTCGATCGATGA
- a CDS encoding GNAT family N-acetyltransferase produces MNSHRDWTSAGFSLPPVAPVIGPFGLPGFLSTLWENLASEEAELCIFESDDALAALTIGHGRLEFVGHRDLVDYRSPLGGGAADLFREVVDSVPPGTRILFDSLPEEAVEPIGSGLGELGLDHVVTVHTTAAVLSLPDSFDDYLTSIGKKERHELRRKRRRFEASGGSLDLQRATTDGEAFRRFVDLHRRSDGEKGSFMTDRMERFFAALYALPGWEIDSLVTEAGEVTAAAFGYVDESGYYLYNSAFSPDLRHLSPGQVMLGALIERAIGERRRIFDFLKGEEPYKYRLGATERPLYEILAVR; encoded by the coding sequence ATGAACTCACACCGGGATTGGACGAGCGCAGGGTTCTCTTTGCCTCCGGTGGCTCCGGTGATCGGGCCCTTCGGCTTGCCCGGGTTTCTGTCGACGCTGTGGGAGAACCTGGCATCCGAGGAAGCCGAGCTCTGCATCTTCGAGTCGGACGATGCGCTGGCGGCCCTGACTATCGGTCACGGGCGGCTCGAGTTCGTCGGACATCGCGATCTCGTCGACTATCGCAGCCCGCTCGGCGGCGGCGCGGCGGACCTGTTCCGAGAGGTGGTGGATTCCGTGCCGCCCGGGACCCGCATTCTGTTCGACTCGCTCCCGGAGGAAGCGGTTGAGCCGATCGGCTCAGGACTTGGCGAGCTGGGCCTCGATCATGTTGTCACCGTGCACACGACGGCCGCGGTGTTGTCTCTTCCAGACTCGTTCGATGACTACCTGACGTCGATCGGCAAGAAGGAGAGGCACGAGCTGCGCCGCAAGCGGAGGCGCTTCGAAGCCTCGGGCGGGTCGCTGGATCTGCAGCGGGCGACGACGGACGGAGAGGCGTTTCGCCGGTTCGTGGACCTTCATCGGAGATCTGACGGTGAGAAGGGCTCCTTCATGACGGACCGCATGGAGCGTTTCTTCGCCGCCCTGTATGCCCTCCCCGGGTGGGAGATCGACTCGCTGGTCACGGAGGCAGGAGAGGTCACGGCCGCTGCTTTCGGATACGTCGACGAGTCGGGTTATTACCTGTACAACTCGGCGTTCTCACCAGACCTGCGCCATCTCTCGCCCGGACAGGTGATGCTCGGTGCTCTGATCGAGAGAGCGATCGGGGAACGCCGCAGGATCTTCGACTTCTTGAAAGGCGAGGAGCCCTACAAGTATCGGCTGGGGGCTACGGAGCGACCGTTGTATGAGATCCTTGCGGTCAGATGA
- a CDS encoding glycosyltransferase has product MISRVAFLSYHTCPLVPPGSGDAGGMNVYINELASMMVTLGVGVDVFTRRTGAEDLGVVEAPGGYRVVHVTAGPYERLPKVASAPFLAPFAESVAEFNGGYDLLHSHYWLSGWAGLLLKRRLGLPLANSFHTLGRVKDATRRSDEPPESLLRIAAEHDVLAGSDCVVASTPSEAEDLLGHYGADPTRLCISPPGVNHDVFTPGDKERRRGELGIPSGSPVVLFVGRVQPLKGIDVAVDAFALVKQQHPAARLVIIGGPSGPQGAAELDQVKDLVTGAGLAGSVEFHQPVVHRTLVGYYQAADVLLVPSRSESFGLVAVEAQACGLPVVAADVGGLAHAVADGASGYLIDGWDPADFASAVCAILGDSELAARLSKGGIEHSGLFSWRSTANRFLELYDGISL; this is encoded by the coding sequence ATGATTTCCAGAGTCGCCTTCTTGAGTTATCACACGTGTCCGCTCGTTCCTCCCGGCTCGGGAGATGCCGGAGGCATGAACGTCTACATCAACGAGCTCGCCTCGATGATGGTCACCCTGGGGGTGGGGGTGGATGTGTTCACCAGGAGAACGGGAGCCGAGGATCTCGGCGTGGTGGAGGCGCCGGGCGGATATCGAGTTGTGCACGTGACGGCGGGCCCGTACGAGAGGCTTCCGAAGGTGGCCAGCGCCCCTTTCCTCGCTCCCTTTGCGGAGTCCGTGGCCGAGTTCAACGGTGGATATGATCTGCTGCACTCCCACTACTGGCTGTCGGGTTGGGCAGGACTCCTGCTCAAGCGCCGCCTGGGCCTTCCACTGGCCAACTCGTTTCACACACTCGGGCGGGTGAAGGACGCGACACGGCGAAGTGACGAGCCACCGGAGAGCTTGTTGCGAATCGCCGCCGAGCACGATGTCCTGGCCGGCTCGGATTGTGTCGTTGCCTCGACCCCCAGCGAGGCCGAGGATCTTCTCGGGCATTACGGAGCGGATCCGACCCGGCTGTGCATATCGCCGCCGGGTGTCAATCACGACGTCTTCACTCCGGGAGACAAGGAACGCCGGCGGGGCGAACTCGGGATTCCATCCGGTTCACCTGTTGTTCTGTTTGTGGGGAGGGTGCAACCGCTCAAAGGGATTGATGTCGCGGTGGATGCGTTCGCGTTGGTCAAACAGCAGCATCCTGCGGCGCGTCTGGTGATCATCGGAGGCCCGAGCGGTCCGCAGGGTGCAGCCGAACTGGATCAGGTCAAGGACCTCGTGACCGGGGCCGGGCTGGCGGGGAGCGTTGAGTTCCATCAGCCGGTGGTGCATAGAACGCTGGTCGGTTATTACCAGGCGGCGGACGTTCTGCTCGTTCCGTCGCGCAGCGAGTCGTTTGGACTGGTTGCCGTCGAGGCACAGGCGTGCGGTCTCCCCGTGGTGGCCGCCGACGTGGGTGGCCTCGCGCACGCAGTTGCAGATGGTGCTTCCGGATACCTGATCGATGGATGGGATCCGGCAGACTTCGCCTCAGCCGTGTGTGCCATCCTGGGTGACTCTGAACTGGCGGCACGACTCTCAAAAGGTGGAATCGAGCATTCCGGCCTGTTCTCCTGGAGGTCCACCGCCAACCGTTTCCTGGAGCTCTACGACGGGATCAGCCTCTAG
- a CDS encoding CAP domain-containing protein produces the protein MIRRIFISWLLLAVASVGFAGLASASSTDESSMVALINAERTARGMNSLEVYWDLVDDARVWTASMISDGYISHSPNLANATTGWSTLGENVGVGPNVDRLHRAFMDSPGHRDNILGNYNYIGIGADRAPDGNLYITVVFMLGPSGLVGSPSTTTTPPTTTIAPSAGATTTTTTAPAAATTPTTSTTQPKTASAATTPLFFDPTPTVAAGHVSLEYRVVHPCDQGMTSRSAARLFCVE, from the coding sequence ATGATTCGGCGGATATTCATATCATGGCTGCTGCTGGCGGTAGCTTCTGTGGGGTTTGCGGGCCTCGCAAGCGCCTCTTCGACCGACGAATCCTCGATGGTCGCACTGATCAACGCCGAGCGGACGGCACGCGGTATGAACAGCCTCGAGGTCTACTGGGATCTGGTCGACGATGCCAGGGTATGGACCGCGTCGATGATCTCCGACGGGTACATCTCGCACAGCCCGAACCTGGCGAATGCGACGACCGGCTGGTCGACGCTCGGCGAGAACGTCGGTGTAGGACCCAACGTCGACCGCCTTCACCGGGCTTTCATGGACTCTCCCGGCCACCGGGACAACATCCTCGGCAACTACAACTACATAGGAATCGGCGCCGATCGGGCGCCGGATGGAAACCTCTACATAACCGTCGTGTTCATGCTCGGACCCAGCGGTCTGGTGGGCTCACCCAGCACGACCACGACGCCTCCGACAACGACGATCGCTCCTTCCGCCGGGGCGACGACCACAACCACGACCGCTCCAGCCGCCGCGACCACACCCACTACCTCGACCACCCAGCCGAAGACGGCCAGCGCGGCTACGACCCCCCTGTTCTTCGATCCGACACCCACCGTCGCCGCAGGACACGTCTCCCTGGAGTACCGCGTCGTCCACCCATGCGACCAAGGCATGACGAGCCGGTCGGCTGCGCGGTTGTTCTGCGTGGAGTGA
- a CDS encoding Clp1/GlmU family protein has translation MPETIHAQLAADIASTVGVVMLVGAPDTGKTTLAHQIMTLGVKAGRSIAYVDADVGQSTVGPPTCVGLHWINKAEDLDDLTRADDLRFVGSTSPERLVLQQVLATATLVDVGRRSADLVVIDTTGAVSGVVGQTLKYHKMELCRPELVVALQRGAEMEPIIGMLRRFFAGRVETVPVHPDVSAVSPDERSARRQAGFALAFAEPLERWRVRPTVFAPTISAGLDFARLDGMLVGVQDGSGRCLGLGALEYADGVLRVITNCGEGMQGLRLGSLRIDLKDHRVQRVNLREVMFGFDR, from the coding sequence GTGCCCGAGACGATCCATGCCCAACTCGCTGCGGACATAGCCTCCACGGTCGGGGTTGTGATGCTCGTGGGTGCCCCGGACACCGGCAAAACGACTCTGGCACACCAGATAATGACCCTGGGAGTGAAGGCCGGACGGTCTATCGCCTACGTGGACGCCGATGTCGGGCAGAGCACCGTCGGCCCTCCGACTTGCGTCGGGTTGCACTGGATAAACAAGGCGGAAGATCTCGACGATCTCACCAGGGCCGACGATCTTCGATTCGTCGGATCCACCAGCCCCGAGCGACTCGTGCTCCAGCAGGTGCTTGCCACGGCCACACTGGTCGACGTCGGACGTCGCTCCGCCGATCTCGTGGTCATAGACACAACCGGAGCGGTGTCCGGAGTTGTCGGACAGACCTTGAAATACCACAAGATGGAGCTGTGCCGGCCGGAGCTCGTCGTCGCCCTGCAGCGGGGCGCCGAAATGGAGCCGATAATCGGTATGCTCCGCAGGTTCTTCGCCGGTCGGGTCGAGACGGTTCCGGTTCATCCGGACGTCTCGGCAGTGTCACCCGACGAGAGATCGGCCAGGCGCCAAGCGGGCTTCGCTCTCGCCTTCGCGGAACCGCTGGAGAGGTGGCGGGTTCGGCCGACCGTTTTCGCGCCGACCATTTCTGCGGGACTCGATTTCGCAAGACTCGACGGCATGTTGGTCGGAGTCCAAGACGGCAGCGGTCGGTGTCTCGGCCTCGGGGCGCTCGAGTACGCCGATGGGGTCCTGCGTGTCATAACCAACTGCGGTGAAGGAATGCAAGGGCTCCGATTGGGGTCCCTGAGGATCGATCTCAAAGACCACCGGGTTCAGAGAGTGAATCTGCGCGAGGTGATGTTCGGCTTCGACCGCTGA